From the genome of Ziziphus jujuba cultivar Dongzao chromosome 6, ASM3175591v1, one region includes:
- the LOC107430946 gene encoding polygalacturonase: MAKFTTFHCTSLASFIITLSMLNPSFAATTTTTYNVISFGAKPNGVTDSTKAFLNAWSAACASPTATVIQVPKGRYLLQPLTFQGNCKSPDISFQIDGTIVAPADYRILGRVDDWIGFEGVSGVSIIGGAIDGNGPALWDCKAKGKDCPSGATALRFSDSSKIKIDGLKVINSQMFHIAINRCQDVVLQGVKIIAAGNSPNTDGIHVQLSRNVAFINSSVQTGDDCVSIGPGTKNLWIERITCGPGHGISIGSLAKDLEEEGVQNVTVTKAIFIGAENGFRIKSWARPSKGFVQGVQFIDAIMQNVQNPIIVDQKYCPRNDNCPGQTSGVKISDVLYKNIRGTSASRVAINFQCSSTNPCTGIRLEDVKLTYMNKPAQSSCVNANGKSFGMVEPNGCL; encoded by the exons ATGGCCAAGTTTACAACTTTTCATTGCACATCATTAGCTTCGTTCATCATTACTCTATCTATGTTAAACCCATCTTTTGCTGCAACTACAACTACTACTTACAATGTCATAAGCTTTGGAGCAAAACCAAATGGTGTAACAGACTCcaccaaagctttcctaaatgcATGGTCTGCAGCCTGTGCCTCTCCAACCGCCACTGTGATTCAAGTTCCCAAAGGAAGGTACTTGCTTCAACCTCTAACCTTCCAAGGCAACTGTAAAAGCCCTGATATCAGTTTTCAGATTGATGGGACGATAGTTGCCCCTGCTGATTATCGAATTCTTGGTCGAGTTGATGACTGGATTGGTTTCGAAGGAGTTAGTGGCGTTTCCATCATTGGAGGAGCTATAGATGGCAATGGACCTGCCTTGTGGGATTGCAAAGCTAAAGGCAAAGATTGTCCTAGTGGAGCAACG GCATTAAGGTTTAGTGACTCCAGCAAGATTAAGATCGATGGATTAAAGGTAATAAACAGCCAAATGTTCCACATTGCAATAAATCGTTGCCAAGATGTGGTCCTTCAAGGAGTCAAAATTATAGCTGCAGGAAACAGCCCCAACACCGACGGCATTCATGTCCAGCTATCCAGAAATGTTGCATTCATTAACTCCTCTGTTCAGACAGGGGACGACTGTGTCTCCATTGGTCCTGGCACCAAGAATTTGTGGATCGAACGCATAACATGCGGTCCTGGCCATGGCATTAG CATTGGAAGTCTAGCAAAGGACTTAGAAGAGGAAGGCGTCCAAAATGTGACAGTGACAAAGGCAATTTTTATAGGTGCAGAAAATGGATTTAGAATTAAGTCATGGGCTAGACCCAGCAAAGGATTTGTTCAAGGAGTACAATTTATTGATGCTATCATGCAAAATGTCCAAAATCCAATTATAGTCGACCAAAAGTACTGTCCACGCAATGACAATTGTCCTGGACAG ACATCTGGTGTAAAAATCAGCGATGTGCTTTACAAGAACATTCGAGGAACATCAGCTAGCCGTGTTGCCATAAATTTCCAATGCAGTTCAACGAATCCATGCACTGGTATAAGACTTGAAGATGTTAAGCTAACATATATGAACAAACCAGCTCAATCATCGTGTGTCAATGCAAATGGAAAATCCTTTGGAATGGTTGAACCAAATGGTTGTTTGTAA